The Acomys russatus chromosome 18, mAcoRus1.1, whole genome shotgun sequence genome includes a region encoding these proteins:
- the Stmn4 gene encoding stathmin-4 isoform X1: MTLAAYKEKMKELPLVSLFCSCFLSDSLNKSSYKYEGWCGRQCRRKGQSQRKASADWRERREQADTVDLNWCVISDMEVIELNKCTSGQSFEVILKPPSFDGVPEFNASLPRRRDPSLEEIQKKLEAAEERRKYQEAELLKHLAEKREHEREVIQKAIEENNNFIKMAKEKLAQKMESNKENREAHLAAMLERLQEKDKHAEEVRKNKELKEEASR, translated from the exons ATGACCCTCGCAG CCTAtaaagagaagatgaaggagcTCCCACTGGTGTCTCTGTTctgctcctgcttcctgtctgATTCCCTGAATAAATCATCCTACAAATATGAAG GCTGGTGTGGGAGACAGTGTAGGAGGAAAGGTCAAAGCCAGCGGAAAGCCAGTGCTgactggagagaaagaagagaacagg CAGATACGGTGGACCTGAACTGGTGCGTCATTTCTGACATGGAAGTCATCGAGCTGAACAAGTGTACCTCAGGCCAGTCCTTCGAAGTCATCCTGAAGCCACCCTCCTTCGACGGGGTCCCTGAGTTTAATGCGTCCCTCCCCCGACGGCGAGACCCATCATTAGAAGAGATCCAGAAGAAGCTAGAAGCAGCAGAAGAGCGGAGGAAG TACCAGGAAGCTGAGCTCCTGAAGCACCTTGCAGAGAAACGAGAACATGAGCGAGAGGTGATCCAGAAAGCTATCGAGGAAAACAACAACTTCATCAAGATGGCGAAAGAGAAGCTGGCCCAGAAGATGGAGTCCAATAAGGAGAACCGTGAGGCCCACCTGGCTGCCATGTTGGAGCGGCTGCAAGAGAAG gACAAGCACGCAGAGGAGGTGCGGAAAAATAAGGAGCTGAAGGAAGAGGCCTCAAGGTAA
- the Stmn4 gene encoding stathmin-4 isoform X2, which yields MTLAAYKEKMKELPLVSLFCSCFLSDSLNKSSYKYEGWCGRQCRRKGQSQRKASADWRERREQDTVDLNWCVISDMEVIELNKCTSGQSFEVILKPPSFDGVPEFNASLPRRRDPSLEEIQKKLEAAEERRKYQEAELLKHLAEKREHEREVIQKAIEENNNFIKMAKEKLAQKMESNKENREAHLAAMLERLQEKDKHAEEVRKNKELKEEASR from the exons ATGACCCTCGCAG CCTAtaaagagaagatgaaggagcTCCCACTGGTGTCTCTGTTctgctcctgcttcctgtctgATTCCCTGAATAAATCATCCTACAAATATGAAG GCTGGTGTGGGAGACAGTGTAGGAGGAAAGGTCAAAGCCAGCGGAAAGCCAGTGCTgactggagagaaagaagagaacagg ATACGGTGGACCTGAACTGGTGCGTCATTTCTGACATGGAAGTCATCGAGCTGAACAAGTGTACCTCAGGCCAGTCCTTCGAAGTCATCCTGAAGCCACCCTCCTTCGACGGGGTCCCTGAGTTTAATGCGTCCCTCCCCCGACGGCGAGACCCATCATTAGAAGAGATCCAGAAGAAGCTAGAAGCAGCAGAAGAGCGGAGGAAG TACCAGGAAGCTGAGCTCCTGAAGCACCTTGCAGAGAAACGAGAACATGAGCGAGAGGTGATCCAGAAAGCTATCGAGGAAAACAACAACTTCATCAAGATGGCGAAAGAGAAGCTGGCCCAGAAGATGGAGTCCAATAAGGAGAACCGTGAGGCCCACCTGGCTGCCATGTTGGAGCGGCTGCAAGAGAAG gACAAGCACGCAGAGGAGGTGCGGAAAAATAAGGAGCTGAAGGAAGAGGCCTCAAGGTAA
- the Stmn4 gene encoding stathmin-4 isoform X4, translating to MTLAAYKEKMKELPLVSLFCSCFLSDSLNKSSYKYEADTVDLNWCVISDMEVIELNKCTSGQSFEVILKPPSFDGVPEFNASLPRRRDPSLEEIQKKLEAAEERRKYQEAELLKHLAEKREHEREVIQKAIEENNNFIKMAKEKLAQKMESNKENREAHLAAMLERLQEKDKHAEEVRKNKELKEEASR from the exons ATGACCCTCGCAG CCTAtaaagagaagatgaaggagcTCCCACTGGTGTCTCTGTTctgctcctgcttcctgtctgATTCCCTGAATAAATCATCCTACAAATATGAAG CAGATACGGTGGACCTGAACTGGTGCGTCATTTCTGACATGGAAGTCATCGAGCTGAACAAGTGTACCTCAGGCCAGTCCTTCGAAGTCATCCTGAAGCCACCCTCCTTCGACGGGGTCCCTGAGTTTAATGCGTCCCTCCCCCGACGGCGAGACCCATCATTAGAAGAGATCCAGAAGAAGCTAGAAGCAGCAGAAGAGCGGAGGAAG TACCAGGAAGCTGAGCTCCTGAAGCACCTTGCAGAGAAACGAGAACATGAGCGAGAGGTGATCCAGAAAGCTATCGAGGAAAACAACAACTTCATCAAGATGGCGAAAGAGAAGCTGGCCCAGAAGATGGAGTCCAATAAGGAGAACCGTGAGGCCCACCTGGCTGCCATGTTGGAGCGGCTGCAAGAGAAG gACAAGCACGCAGAGGAGGTGCGGAAAAATAAGGAGCTGAAGGAAGAGGCCTCAAGGTAA
- the Stmn4 gene encoding stathmin-4 isoform X5, giving the protein MTLAAYKEKMKELPLVSLFCSCFLSDSLNKSSYKYEDTVDLNWCVISDMEVIELNKCTSGQSFEVILKPPSFDGVPEFNASLPRRRDPSLEEIQKKLEAAEERRKYQEAELLKHLAEKREHEREVIQKAIEENNNFIKMAKEKLAQKMESNKENREAHLAAMLERLQEKDKHAEEVRKNKELKEEASR; this is encoded by the exons ATGACCCTCGCAG CCTAtaaagagaagatgaaggagcTCCCACTGGTGTCTCTGTTctgctcctgcttcctgtctgATTCCCTGAATAAATCATCCTACAAATATGAAG ATACGGTGGACCTGAACTGGTGCGTCATTTCTGACATGGAAGTCATCGAGCTGAACAAGTGTACCTCAGGCCAGTCCTTCGAAGTCATCCTGAAGCCACCCTCCTTCGACGGGGTCCCTGAGTTTAATGCGTCCCTCCCCCGACGGCGAGACCCATCATTAGAAGAGATCCAGAAGAAGCTAGAAGCAGCAGAAGAGCGGAGGAAG TACCAGGAAGCTGAGCTCCTGAAGCACCTTGCAGAGAAACGAGAACATGAGCGAGAGGTGATCCAGAAAGCTATCGAGGAAAACAACAACTTCATCAAGATGGCGAAAGAGAAGCTGGCCCAGAAGATGGAGTCCAATAAGGAGAACCGTGAGGCCCACCTGGCTGCCATGTTGGAGCGGCTGCAAGAGAAG gACAAGCACGCAGAGGAGGTGCGGAAAAATAAGGAGCTGAAGGAAGAGGCCTCAAGGTAA
- the Stmn4 gene encoding stathmin-4 isoform X3 — protein MTLAAYKEKMKELPLVSLFCSCFLSDSLNKSSYKYEGWCGRQCRRKGQSQRKASADWRERREQADTVDLNWCVISDMEVIELNKCTSGQSFEVILKPPSFDGVPEFNASLPRRRDPSLEEIQKKLEAAEERRKYQEAELLKHLAEKREHEREVIQKAIEENNNFIKMAKEKLAQKMESNKENREAHLAAMLERLQEKEPPAAR, from the exons ATGACCCTCGCAG CCTAtaaagagaagatgaaggagcTCCCACTGGTGTCTCTGTTctgctcctgcttcctgtctgATTCCCTGAATAAATCATCCTACAAATATGAAG GCTGGTGTGGGAGACAGTGTAGGAGGAAAGGTCAAAGCCAGCGGAAAGCCAGTGCTgactggagagaaagaagagaacagg CAGATACGGTGGACCTGAACTGGTGCGTCATTTCTGACATGGAAGTCATCGAGCTGAACAAGTGTACCTCAGGCCAGTCCTTCGAAGTCATCCTGAAGCCACCCTCCTTCGACGGGGTCCCTGAGTTTAATGCGTCCCTCCCCCGACGGCGAGACCCATCATTAGAAGAGATCCAGAAGAAGCTAGAAGCAGCAGAAGAGCGGAGGAAG TACCAGGAAGCTGAGCTCCTGAAGCACCTTGCAGAGAAACGAGAACATGAGCGAGAGGTGATCCAGAAAGCTATCGAGGAAAACAACAACTTCATCAAGATGGCGAAAGAGAAGCTGGCCCAGAAGATGGAGTCCAATAAGGAGAACCGTGAGGCCCACCTGGCTGCCATGTTGGAGCGGCTGCAAGAGAAG GAGCCGCCTGCTGCGCGGTGA
- the Stmn4 gene encoding stathmin-4 isoform X7 translates to MTLAAYKEKMKELPLVSLFCSCFLSDSLNKSSYKYEDTVDLNWCVISDMEVIELNKCTSGQSFEVILKPPSFDGVPEFNASLPRRRDPSLEEIQKKLEAAEERRKYQEAELLKHLAEKREHEREVIQKAIEENNNFIKMAKEKLAQKMESNKENREAHLAAMLERLQEKEPPAAR, encoded by the exons ATGACCCTCGCAG CCTAtaaagagaagatgaaggagcTCCCACTGGTGTCTCTGTTctgctcctgcttcctgtctgATTCCCTGAATAAATCATCCTACAAATATGAAG ATACGGTGGACCTGAACTGGTGCGTCATTTCTGACATGGAAGTCATCGAGCTGAACAAGTGTACCTCAGGCCAGTCCTTCGAAGTCATCCTGAAGCCACCCTCCTTCGACGGGGTCCCTGAGTTTAATGCGTCCCTCCCCCGACGGCGAGACCCATCATTAGAAGAGATCCAGAAGAAGCTAGAAGCAGCAGAAGAGCGGAGGAAG TACCAGGAAGCTGAGCTCCTGAAGCACCTTGCAGAGAAACGAGAACATGAGCGAGAGGTGATCCAGAAAGCTATCGAGGAAAACAACAACTTCATCAAGATGGCGAAAGAGAAGCTGGCCCAGAAGATGGAGTCCAATAAGGAGAACCGTGAGGCCCACCTGGCTGCCATGTTGGAGCGGCTGCAAGAGAAG GAGCCGCCTGCTGCGCGGTGA
- the Stmn4 gene encoding stathmin-4 isoform X6, translated as MTLAAYKEKMKELPLVSLFCSCFLSDSLNKSSYKYEADTVDLNWCVISDMEVIELNKCTSGQSFEVILKPPSFDGVPEFNASLPRRRDPSLEEIQKKLEAAEERRKYQEAELLKHLAEKREHEREVIQKAIEENNNFIKMAKEKLAQKMESNKENREAHLAAMLERLQEKEPPAAR; from the exons ATGACCCTCGCAG CCTAtaaagagaagatgaaggagcTCCCACTGGTGTCTCTGTTctgctcctgcttcctgtctgATTCCCTGAATAAATCATCCTACAAATATGAAG CAGATACGGTGGACCTGAACTGGTGCGTCATTTCTGACATGGAAGTCATCGAGCTGAACAAGTGTACCTCAGGCCAGTCCTTCGAAGTCATCCTGAAGCCACCCTCCTTCGACGGGGTCCCTGAGTTTAATGCGTCCCTCCCCCGACGGCGAGACCCATCATTAGAAGAGATCCAGAAGAAGCTAGAAGCAGCAGAAGAGCGGAGGAAG TACCAGGAAGCTGAGCTCCTGAAGCACCTTGCAGAGAAACGAGAACATGAGCGAGAGGTGATCCAGAAAGCTATCGAGGAAAACAACAACTTCATCAAGATGGCGAAAGAGAAGCTGGCCCAGAAGATGGAGTCCAATAAGGAGAACCGTGAGGCCCACCTGGCTGCCATGTTGGAGCGGCTGCAAGAGAAG GAGCCGCCTGCTGCGCGGTGA